One window of Camelina sativa cultivar DH55 chromosome 4, Cs, whole genome shotgun sequence genomic DNA carries:
- the LOC104779968 gene encoding uncharacterized protein LOC104779968, with translation MGESAVLVHSYSFAAPITRNDSHQDNTLHALSESISFGKFMTENLEWGKWSSFSHKKYVEEAEKYSRPGSVAQKKAFFEAHYKRIAEAKKAATEEQPTVTPAEVLLHTLETQPPPPPPPVIKYQLEEVNDDDEEGPERNRFQIDDRVVSDNKPVVGGDDDKEVKKQEEELLKEDWSVGEKEKQRKSITKNRPVFRLSLEKTIPHKSFDEITLTEKRSERPITQIQEKPVHRQRFSLLSCFKGNAKTQDQNQSRKTRKTEKKKQFMCLCLKAKTVRE, from the exons ATGGGTGAATCTGCAGTTTTGGTTCATTCGTATTCGTTTGCTGCTCCTATTACCCGTAACGATTCTCAtcag GACAATACGTTACATGCGTTAAGCGAATCGATTTCATTTGGGAAATTTATGACAGAGAATCTTGAATGGGGGAAATGGTCAAGCTTTTCACATAAGAAGTATGTTGAAGAAGCTGAGAAATACTCTCGTCCTGGATCCGTCGCACAGAAGAAAGCTTTCTTTGAAGCTCATTACAAGAGAATAGCCGAAGCCAAGAAAGCTGCAACTGAAGAACAGCCGACGGTCACACCTGCTGAGGTTTTGCTTCATACTTTGGAAACacagcctcctcctcctcctcctccggtgaTCAAGTATCAGCTAGAAGAggttaatgatgatgatgaagaaggaccCGAAAGAAACAGATTTCAGATTGATGATCGTGTTGTTTCGGATAACAAGCCCGTggttggtggtgatgatgataaggaGGTTAAGAAGCAAGAGGAAGAGTTGTTGAAAGAGGATTGGTCTGTTGGTGAAAAGGAGAAGCAGAGGAAATCGATTACAAAGAACAGACCGGTGTTTAGATTGTCTCTAGAGAAAACTATCCCTCACAAATCTTTTGATGAGATCACTTTAACAGAGAAAAGAAG CGAAAGACCAATAACTCAGATTCAAGAAAAGCCGGTTCACCGCCAGAGATTTAGTCTCTTGAG CTGTTTTAAGGGTAATGCTAAAACTCAAGATCAGAACCAGAGCAGGAAAACG AGaaagacggagaagaagaagcagtttATGTGTCTTTGTTTGAAGGCAAAGACTGTAAGAGAATAA
- the LOC104779967 gene encoding uncharacterized protein LOC104779967, with product MRRQGRQHGLVRGYRILPPPLNTRPVNSLTSPQTSELFTESPSKPTKAHRKVWPGQVHWVRSNDIASSSYKLLTWRIKTVPGSDPVLDLPGFLDPHNCEDNVVEGEEARVLETVKTESNGDNSDKEEDGGSLDYGENMSFYDVGMMMTEHVLEDDDEEEDGWCLV from the coding sequence ATGAGGCGACAAGGTCGGCAACATGGTCTAGTCAGAGGTTACCGGATTCTTCCACCACCGCTTAACACAAGACCGGTCAACTCTTTGACTTCACCTCAAACCTCTGAGTTATTTACCGAATCGCCATCTAAACCAACCAAAGCTCACCGGAAAGTGTGGCCTGGCCAGGTGCATTGGGTGAGATCAAACGACATTGCTTCATCAAGCTACAAACTGCTGACGTGGAGGATCAAGACTGTCCCTGGATCCGATCCTGTTTTGGATCTCCCTGGTTTCTTGGATCCTCATAACTGTGAAGACAATGTagtagaaggagaagaagctagAGTACTTGAAACGGTGAAGACAGAGAGTAATGGAGATAATagtgataaagaagaagatggtggatcTCTTGATTATGGTGAAAATATGAGTTTTTACGATGTGGGGATGATGATGACGGAACATGTGTTagaagatgacgatgaagaagaagatggttggTGTTTGGTCTAA
- the LOC104779969 gene encoding histone H3.2, with protein MARTKQTARKSTGGKAPRKQLATKAARKSAPATGGVKKPHRFRPGTVALREIRKYQKSTELLIRKLPFQRLVREIAQDFKTDLRFQSSAVAALQEAAEAYLVGLFEDTNLCAIHAKRVTIMPKDIQLARRIRGERA; from the coding sequence ATGGCCAGAACCAAGCAGACCGCTAGAAAATCCACCGGAGGAAAAGCTCCAAGGAAGCAACTCGCGACGAAAGCGGCGAGGAAATCAGCTCCAGCAACCGGAGGAGTGAAGAAGCCACACAGATTCCGTCCAGGAACGGTGGCGCTGAGAGAAATCAGGAAATACCAGAAAAGCACTGAGCTATTGATCCGTAAGCTTCCGTTCCAGAGACTCGTTCGTGAGATCGCTCAAGATTTCAAGACGGATCTGAGGTTTCAGAGCAGTGCAGTCGCGGCTCTCCAAGAAGCAGCTGAGGCTTACTTGGTTGGTTTGTTTGAGGATACTAACCTTTGTGCGATTCATGCTAAGAGGGTTACGATCATGCCTAAGGATATCCAACTCGCAAGGAGGATTAGGGGTGAGAGGGCttaa
- the LOC104779970 gene encoding uncharacterized membrane protein At3g27390: MEPPEGFRASLFQFLLFLPYFIGLLFLGFIKGIVLCPLVCLIVTIGNSAVILSLLPVHIVWTFWSILSAKQVGPILKLFLCLCLPAAIILWLILSIVGSVLGGALYGFLSPIFATFDAVGEGKPYPFLHCFYDGTWSVIQRSFTVVCDFKDVCFHSYFSLMDEFKQCCPDRTLYEIRLLQLPGALVVSVLGILVDFPVISLVAICKSPYMLFKGWHRLFHDLIGREGPFLETMCVPIAGLVILLWPLAVTGAVIGSVVSSIFLGAYAGVVSYQESSFYYGLCFIVASVSIYDEYSTDILDMPEGSCFPRPKYRRNEEEPTPFSGPVPRLGSVKNASSMRAGSVRVPMIDIKPLDLLYELFVQCRTFGEVLATKGLIISKDIEEARSSKGSQVISVGLPAYGLLHEILRSVKANSSGLLLSDGVTEITTLNRPKDVFFDWFLHPFLILKEQLKATNLSEEEEEYLGRLVLLFGDPERLKSSNAISVSPPLTERKRAELDAFARRIQGLMKTVSRYPTFRRHFVALVKQLSDDLDLKDNSSVKDESITEPSGSVKIITRIFSQRSSRRKGSVNGSDQESQKGVSRNIDIV, from the exons ATGGAGCCTCCAGAAGGATTTCGAGCTTCTTTGTTTCAGTTCTTACTCTTTCTTCCTTATTTCATTGGATTGCTGTTTCTGGGTTTCATCAAAG GTATCGTTTTGTGCCCACTCGTATGCCTCATTGTGACTATAGGCAACTCTGCGGTCATACTGAGTCTTTTGCCCGTCCACATTGTTTGGACTTTCTGGTCAATTCTGAG TGCCAAACAAGTAGGACCAATCTTGAAGCTCTTTCTATGCCTATGTCTTCCTGCAGCCATAATTCTCTGGTTGATTCTTAGTATTGTGGGGAGTGTTTTGGGAGGAGCTTTATATGGTTTTCTCTCCCCAATTTTTGCTACCTTTGATGCTGTTGGTGAGGGAAAGCCTTACCCGTTTCTCCATTGCTTTTATGATGGAACTTGGAGCGTCATCCAACGCAGCTTCACCGTTGTCTGCGATTTTAAAGATGTTTGCTTTCACTCATACTTCTCACTCATGGATGAGTTTAAACAATGTTGCCCTGATCGCACACTTTATGAAAtaag GCTACTTCAACTTCCAGGGGCTTTGGTAGTTTCAGTTCTCGGGATTCTTGTTGATTTCCCTGTGATCTCACTTGTAGCCATATGCAAAAGCCCTTACATGCTGTTCAAAGGATGGCACCGTTTGTTTCACGACTTAATTGGACGGGAAGGTCCATTCTTGGAGACAATGTGTGTCCCCATTGCAGGCCTCGTGATCTTACTCTGGCCTTTGGCTGTCACAGGCGCGGTTATTGGATCAGTTGTCTCTAGTATCTTCCTCGGTGCTTATGCAGGAGTAGTATCATATCAAGAATCTTCTTTTTACTATGGACTCTGTTTCATAGTTGCTTCTGTGTCCATTTACGACGAGTATAGCACTGATATACTTGACATGCCTGAAGGTTCTTGTTTCCCAAGGCCAAAATATCGAAGAAACGAAGAGGAACCAACGCCTTTTTCTGGTCCTGTACCAAGACTAGGCTCTGTCAAGAACGCATCATCGATGAGAGCAGGATCAGTCAGAGTCCCTATGATTGATATTAAGCCTCTCGAT CTGTTGTATGAGCTCTTTGTTCAATGTAGGACATTTGGAGAAGTTTTGGCTACAAAAGGACTGATAATTTCGAAAGATATCGAAGAAGCGAGATCCAGTAAAGGCAGCCAAGTGATCAGTGTTGGTTTACCTGCTTATGGACTTCTTCATGAGATTCTACGCTCCGTGAAAGCCAATTCTTCTGGCTTGTTACTAA GTGACGGTGTAACTGAAATAACTACCTTGAACCGACCAAAAGACGTCTTCTTTGATTGGTTTCTGCATCCGTTTTTGATACTAAAGGAGCAACTGAAAGCTACAAACTTgtccgaggaagaagaagagtaccTCGGgagattagttttgttatttGGAGATCCAGAGAGGCTAAAGAGCTCGAATGCAATTTCCGTATCTCCTCCTCTCACCGAGCGTAAAAGAGCCGAACTTGATGCATTTGCTCGCAG GATTCAAGGGCTAATGAAAACGGTGTCAAGATATCCAACATTTCGTCGACATTTTGTAGCATTAGTGAAGCAACTATCGGACGATTTGGACCTGAAAGACAACAGTTCGGTGAAAGACGAATCTATAACAGAGCCTTCAGGTTCGGTTAAGATAATTACTCGAATATTCAGTCAGAGATCATCCAGAAGAAAAGGAAGTGTCAATGGATCCGATCAAGAATCGCAAAAGGGTGTCTCACGAAATATAGATATCGTTTAA